The following proteins are co-located in the Solanum pennellii chromosome 1, SPENNV200 genome:
- the LOC107009134 gene encoding protein DEHYDRATION-INDUCED 19 homolog 4-like — protein MDSDSWNRIFTSSSRRYQPRSEIRNLGEEYDGEDETRPEFLCPFCAEDFDIVGLCCHIDDEHAVEAKNGICPVCAKRVGTDLVGHITQQHGNILKVQRRRRFRRGGTSALSILRRELREGSLQSILGGSSRLVSSSTTDPDPLLSSFIHNTTLADEIPDVQPLSSIKQSSKKESTLENSSERNVEQSPLSDKDQEEKARKSKFVQGLLLSTFLEDDI, from the exons ATGGATTCAGATTCTTGGAATCGTATATTTACTTCTTCTTCAAGGCGTTACCAACCTCGATCAG AAATCCGTAACTTAGGAGAGGAGTATGATGGTGAAGACGAGACGAGGCCGGAGTTTCTCTGTCCTTTCTGTGCGGAGGATTTTGATATTGTTGGACTATGTTGTCATATAGATGATGAACATGCTGTTGAGGCTAAGAATGGG ATATGCCCGGTTTGTGCAAAAAGGGTTGGAACGGATTTGGTTGGTCATATTACTCAGCAACATGGAAACATTTTAAAG GTGCAGCGCAGGAGAAGATTTCGAAGAGGTGGTACTTCAGCTCTCTCTATTTTAAGAAGAGAGCTAAGGGAAGGGAGTTTGCAGTCCATCCTCGGGGGATCCTCTCGTTTGGTTTCTTCCTCCACTACAGATCCAGATCCATTGTTATCTTCATTTATTCACAATACAACTTTGGCTGATGAAATTCCTGATGTTCAACCTTTATCTTCTATTAAGCAAAGCTCAAAAAAAGAAAGCACTCTTGAGAACTCATCTGAAAG AAATGTTGAGCAATCTCCGCTATCTGACAAAGACCAAGAGGAGAAGGCCAGGAAGAGTAAGTTTGTGCAAGGGCTACTGCTATCTACCTTTCTTGAAGATGACATCTAA
- the LOC107011439 gene encoding uncharacterized protein LOC107011439 — MAANRRKVGDDRFYSPPAMRKQQKMQAKSRIEAESRTVSDDGASSTASFSSIRIENLTNFDRFLEHTTPKVPAQVFPKTIMRGMRNLDYDSHPYFILGDLWESFGEWSAYGAGVPLVLNQSDCVVQYYVPYLSGIQLYTDPSRPSIKQRRPGEESDADSLKETTSSDDSSEYGAGASRVANKVHGSWNQQNIAASTIDGIKHLSLKRDPLLESSGDENEMGSPGLLVFEYFERNQPYGREPLADKISGLASKFPELKTYKSCDLTAASWISVAWYPIYRIPTGPTLQNLDACFLTYHSLSTPSGGVPRTDWPQQHGTTTSKGIVDAGMSAKLPLPIFGLASYKFQLSFWFPDGVNECQKANSLLRAAGNWLRLLQVNHPDYSFFESHNSYRR, encoded by the exons ATGGCTGCAAATCGGAGAAAGGTTGGAGATGATCGGTTTTATAGCCCACCGGCTATGAGGAAGCAGCAAAAAATGCAAGCCAAGTCAAGAATTGAAGCGGAGAGTCGAACTGTGTCTGATGATGGAGCATCCTCAACGGCGTCGTTTTCATCCATTCGAATTGAGAATTTGACCAATTTCGATCGCTTCTTGGAACATACCACTCCTAAGGTTCCCGCTCAAGTTTTTCCCAAG ACAATCATGAGAGGGATGAGGAATCTTGACTATGATTCCCATCCATACTTCATCTTGGGTGACCTTTGGGAGTCTTTTGGGGAATGGAGTGCATATGGAGCAGGAGTTCCTCTGGTTTTAAATCAGAGTGATTGTGTTGTCCAGTATTATGTACCATATTTGTCTGGGATTCAACTTTATACAGACCCTTCGAGGCCCTCTATCAAGCAGAG GAGACCTGGTGAAGAAAGTGATGCTGACTCTCTCAAGGAGACAACAAGTAGTGATGACAGTAGTGAATACGGAGCTGGAGCTTCAAGGGTAGCCAATAAAGTTCACGGAAGTTGGAATCAGCAGAATATAGCTGCATCAACTATTGATGGAATCAAGCATCTCTCCCTAAAAAGGGATCCTTTGTTAGAATCTTCAGGAGATGAGAATGAGATGGGGAGTCCTGGTCTCCTTGTATTTGAGTACTTTGAGCGGAATCAACCATATGGTCGTGAACCTTTAGCTGATAAG ATTTCAGGCCTTGCATCTAAATTTCCAGAACTGAAGACATATAAGAGCTGTGATCTGACTGCTGCAAGTTGGATTTCTGTGGCTTG GTATCCCATTTATAGGATACCAACGGGACCAACATTGCAAAATCTTGACGCTTGCTTTTTGACTTACCATTCCCTCTCAACACCTTCTGGTGGTG TTCCTAGGACTGACTGGCCTCAACAGCATGGCACAACTACTAGTAAAGGCATCGTTGATGCTGGTATGTCTGCCAAGCTACCTCTCCCAATCTTTGGGCTGGCCTCGTACAAATTCCAACTGTCATTTTGGTTCCCTGATGGAGTTAATGAATGTCAGAAGGCCAACTCTCTGTTACGAGCTGCTGGCAATTGGCTCCGGCTTTTGCAAGTTAATCACCCCGACTATAGTTTTTTTGAGTCGCATAATTCGTATCGAAGGTGA